A window of Aeromicrobium sp. A1-2 contains these coding sequences:
- a CDS encoding DMT family transporter: MNAFLALVAILGVSASGPLMAGASAPALAIGFWRNALGTLAIAPFAAGRASRGELTAMDRRGWQTIVFAGVMLAIHFGTWVTALKMTSVAAATAMVSMQVVFVVVIDRLRGVRATSAVVGGMGLAVVGVLVITGVDFSLSARALTGDLLALVGGLTAALYLMAGSSVRERLSTTSYTVTCYGICAVVLGLACVVAQVEMVSFSGRTWAAIVAVTITAQLLGHSVLNHLLAVMSPGLISLLLLLEVPGAALLAGIFLGQTPPVGVYLGLALILSGLVVVVLRRPQPDVVLAE; encoded by the coding sequence GTGAACGCGTTCCTGGCCCTCGTCGCGATCCTCGGCGTCTCGGCCTCGGGGCCTCTCATGGCCGGTGCCTCCGCGCCCGCGCTGGCGATCGGGTTCTGGCGCAATGCGCTCGGGACGCTCGCGATCGCGCCGTTCGCAGCCGGACGAGCCTCGCGGGGCGAGCTGACCGCGATGGACCGTCGCGGCTGGCAGACCATCGTCTTCGCTGGCGTCATGCTCGCAATCCACTTCGGCACGTGGGTCACGGCGCTCAAGATGACGTCGGTCGCCGCGGCGACGGCGATGGTCAGCATGCAGGTCGTCTTCGTCGTCGTGATCGACCGGCTGCGCGGCGTACGCGCGACGAGTGCGGTCGTCGGCGGAATGGGCCTGGCGGTCGTCGGCGTGCTCGTCATCACGGGGGTCGATTTCTCCCTGTCGGCACGGGCCCTGACGGGTGACCTGCTGGCGCTGGTCGGCGGGTTGACCGCAGCGCTCTACCTGATGGCAGGCAGCAGCGTGCGCGAGCGGCTGTCGACGACGTCCTACACCGTCACGTGCTACGGGATCTGTGCTGTGGTCCTGGGGCTCGCCTGTGTCGTCGCCCAGGTCGAGATGGTCAGCTTCTCGGGTCGCACCTGGGCCGCGATCGTCGCTGTCACGATCACCGCGCAGCTGCTGGGACACTCGGTCCTCAACCATCTGCTCGCGGTCATGAGTCCAGGCCTGATCTCGCTGCTGCTGCTGCTCGAGGTCCCCGGCGCGGCTCTGCTGGCTGGCATCTTCCTGGGCCAGACGCCACCCGTCGGGGTCTACCTGGGTCTGGCCCTGATCCTCTCGGGCCTCGTGGTCGTGGTGCTGCGTCGACCGCAGCCCGACGTCGTGCTTGCCGAGTGA
- a CDS encoding acyl-CoA dehydrogenase family protein has translation MGRLVSTEGLTEIQEEILKTVRSFVEKEILPVATELEHNDEYPTAIVEGLKELGIFGIMIPEEYGGLGESLLTYVLVVEEIARGWMSVSGVINTHFIVAYMLMQHGTEEQKQKYLPKMATGEVRGSFSMSEPGLGSDVAAIKTKAVKGDDGNYTIDGQKMWLTNGGSSNLIAVLVKTDEGQDSVYKNMTTFLVEKEVGFGETAPGLTIPGKIDKMGYKGVDTTEAIFQGHQISADQILGGESGKGFYQMMDGVEVGRVNVAGRAVGVANRAFELGIAYAQQRETFGKKIAEHQAILFRLAEMGTKVETAHAMVVKAARLKDSGQRNDVEAGMAKYIAAEYCNEVVADSFRIHGGYGYSKEYEIERLYREAAFLLIGEGTADIQKMIIGRSLLKEYKL, from the coding sequence ATGGGTCGTCTTGTGTCCACCGAAGGTCTGACCGAGATCCAGGAAGAGATCCTGAAGACGGTCCGCTCGTTCGTCGAGAAGGAGATCCTTCCGGTCGCGACCGAGCTCGAGCACAACGACGAATACCCGACCGCGATCGTCGAGGGCCTCAAGGAGCTCGGCATCTTCGGCATCATGATTCCCGAGGAGTACGGCGGACTGGGCGAGTCCCTGCTGACGTACGTCCTGGTCGTGGAGGAGATCGCCCGCGGCTGGATGAGCGTCTCGGGTGTCATCAACACGCACTTCATCGTCGCCTACATGCTGATGCAGCACGGCACCGAGGAGCAGAAGCAGAAGTACCTGCCCAAGATGGCCACGGGCGAGGTCCGCGGCTCATTCTCGATGTCCGAGCCGGGGCTTGGCTCCGACGTCGCGGCGATCAAGACCAAGGCGGTCAAGGGCGACGACGGCAACTACACCATCGATGGCCAGAAGATGTGGCTGACCAACGGCGGCTCGTCCAACCTGATCGCCGTGCTGGTCAAGACCGACGAGGGCCAGGACTCGGTCTACAAGAACATGACGACTTTCCTGGTCGAGAAGGAGGTCGGCTTCGGCGAGACCGCTCCGGGCCTCACGATCCCGGGCAAGATCGACAAGATGGGCTACAAGGGCGTCGACACCACCGAGGCGATCTTCCAGGGCCACCAGATCTCCGCCGACCAGATCCTCGGCGGCGAGTCCGGCAAGGGCTTCTACCAGATGATGGACGGTGTCGAGGTTGGCCGGGTCAACGTCGCCGGTCGCGCCGTGGGCGTCGCCAACCGGGCCTTCGAGCTCGGCATCGCGTACGCGCAGCAGCGTGAGACGTTCGGCAAGAAGATCGCCGAGCACCAGGCGATCCTGTTCCGCCTCGCCGAGATGGGGACCAAGGTCGAGACCGCGCACGCCATGGTCGTCAAGGCGGCCCGGCTCAAGGACTCCGGTCAGCGCAACGACGTCGAGGCCGGCATGGCCAAGTACATCGCTGCGGAGTACTGCAACGAGGTCGTGGCCGACTCGTTCCGCATCCACGGCGGATACGGTTACAGCAAGGAGTACGAGATCGAGCGCCTCTACCGCGAGGCGGCGTTCCTGCTCATCGGTGAAGGCACGGCCGACATCCAGAAGATGATCATCGGTCGCAGCCTGCTCAAGGAATACAAGCTCTAG
- a CDS encoding general stress protein, with product MPEVFSLEYPQSLGVFDQYTDAQKAVDFLSDNKFAVENVLIVGTELRQVERVTGRLTWRRVLMAGAGAGVWLGLFIGLLVSLFSDGSSFLSAVAGGIVLGLVFGVTSAAFGYAATRGQRDFSSVQKVVATKYEVLVEHKLLAQAQELLATMPGRTPNPFA from the coding sequence ATGCCAGAAGTCTTCTCGCTCGAGTACCCGCAGTCCCTGGGGGTGTTCGACCAGTACACCGACGCGCAGAAGGCCGTCGACTTCCTGTCGGACAACAAGTTCGCCGTCGAGAACGTCCTGATCGTCGGCACCGAGCTCCGTCAGGTCGAACGCGTCACCGGTCGGCTGACCTGGCGGCGTGTCCTGATGGCCGGCGCGGGGGCGGGCGTGTGGCTGGGTCTGTTCATCGGCCTGCTGGTGAGCCTGTTCAGCGACGGAAGCTCGTTCCTCTCCGCGGTCGCGGGCGGCATCGTGCTGGGCCTGGTCTTCGGCGTCACCTCGGCCGCGTTCGGCTACGCGGCGACTCGCGGTCAGCGTGACTTCAGCTCGGTGCAGAAGGTCGTCGCGACCAAGTACGAGGTGCTCGTCGAGCACAAGCTGCTCGCCCAGGCGCAGGAGCTGCTCGCGACGATGCCCGGCCGCACCCCGAACCCGTTCGCCTAG
- a CDS encoding MaoC family dehydratase encodes MTKTNPGNFFEDFTVGQVLEHATPRTVTEGDRALYGAIYPTRFAVPSSAEFAASVGLTRAPVEDLIAFHIAFGKTVPDVSLNAVANLGYAECRFHRPVVPGDTLRTRSEVIGLKQNSNGRTGVVYVRSTATNQRGEVALDWARWVMVHKRDAEAPAPETVVPDLASVVPPEELIVPDGLDFSAYDFAAAGEPHRWGDYEIGEKIDHVDGVTLTDPEHMLATRLWQNTAKVHFNVEARPDGTRLVYGGHVISMARALSFNGLANAQLIAAINAGAHVAPALAGDTIYAWSEVLDTAETTAPGVGALRLRLVATKGRDETTTLRGEDGKYAAGVLLDLDYWALVPQ; translated from the coding sequence ATGACCAAGACGAATCCCGGCAACTTCTTCGAGGACTTCACCGTCGGCCAGGTGCTCGAGCACGCGACGCCGCGAACCGTGACCGAGGGGGATCGTGCGCTGTACGGCGCGATCTACCCCACCCGGTTCGCGGTGCCGTCGTCGGCGGAGTTCGCCGCATCGGTCGGCCTGACGCGGGCGCCGGTCGAGGACCTGATCGCGTTCCACATCGCCTTCGGCAAGACCGTCCCGGACGTGTCGCTCAACGCCGTGGCCAACCTCGGATACGCCGAGTGCCGCTTCCACCGGCCGGTCGTGCCGGGGGACACCCTTCGCACCCGCTCGGAGGTCATCGGGCTCAAGCAGAACTCCAACGGCCGGACGGGCGTCGTCTACGTGCGGTCCACGGCAACGAACCAGCGCGGCGAGGTCGCCCTGGACTGGGCCCGCTGGGTCATGGTGCACAAGCGCGACGCAGAAGCTCCGGCGCCGGAGACCGTCGTGCCGGACCTGGCCTCGGTCGTGCCGCCGGAGGAGCTGATCGTCCCCGACGGGCTCGACTTCAGCGCGTACGACTTCGCTGCCGCCGGTGAGCCGCACCGGTGGGGTGACTACGAGATCGGCGAGAAGATCGATCACGTCGACGGCGTCACGCTGACCGATCCCGAGCACATGCTGGCCACGCGGTTGTGGCAGAACACCGCCAAGGTGCACTTCAATGTCGAGGCGCGCCCCGACGGCACCCGGCTGGTCTACGGCGGCCACGTCATCTCGATGGCGCGGGCCCTGTCGTTCAACGGGCTGGCCAACGCCCAGCTGATCGCCGCGATCAATGCCGGCGCCCACGTCGCGCCCGCCCTGGCCGGCGACACGATCTACGCCTGGTCGGAGGTCCTCGACACCGCCGAGACCACGGCCCCGGGGGTTGGAGCGCTGCGGTTGCGCCTGGTCGCAACGAAGGGTCGCGACGAGACGACGACGCTGCGCGGCGAGGACGGCAAGTATGCCGCTGGCGTCCTGCTGGACCTGGACTACTGGGCGCTCGTGCCGCAATGA
- a CDS encoding histidine phosphatase family protein: MSPPGTAEVEDQLWLVRHGETEWSRNGRHTSTTDLPLTDVGVAGARTLTGPLAAVDFAQVLTSPRQRARLTAELAGFPDAEIDADLAEWAYGDYEGLTTVQIRESVPGWSVWTHDSPGGETAAQVTERLDRIVARARAATGKTLVFAHGHSLRALAVRWLGLDVSEGRRFTLDTSTISMLGVDRGTQVVRRWNVQP, encoded by the coding sequence ATGAGCCCACCGGGGACCGCCGAGGTCGAGGACCAGCTCTGGCTGGTCCGCCACGGAGAGACCGAGTGGAGCAGGAACGGCAGGCACACCTCGACGACCGATCTGCCGCTGACGGACGTGGGGGTGGCGGGTGCCCGCACGCTGACCGGCCCCCTCGCGGCCGTCGACTTCGCGCAGGTACTGACCAGCCCGCGTCAACGCGCCCGGCTGACCGCCGAGCTGGCGGGCTTTCCTGACGCCGAGATCGACGCGGACCTCGCCGAGTGGGCCTATGGCGACTACGAGGGGCTCACGACGGTGCAGATCCGTGAGTCGGTGCCCGGCTGGTCGGTCTGGACGCACGACAGCCCCGGCGGAGAGACCGCTGCGCAGGTCACCGAACGGCTCGACCGCATCGTGGCACGGGCTCGTGCCGCCACGGGCAAGACCCTGGTGTTCGCACATGGCCACTCGTTGCGCGCTCTCGCGGTCCGCTGGCTGGGACTGGACGTGTCCGAGGGGCGACGGTTCACGCTGGACACCTCGACGATCTCGATGCTGGGCGTCGATCGTGGCACGCAGGTCGTGCGCCGGTGGAACGTCCAGCCCTGA
- a CDS encoding PHP domain-containing protein, whose amino-acid sequence MKIDLHTHSNRSDGTDTPTELVENAKAAGLDVVALTDHDSTEGWKEADKAATRVGITLVHGIEVSTRLEGKSIHLLGYEFDPRNKPLVAELRRILDGRDDRMPKIVERLNHEGIDITEDEVRHKARNAKASGRPHIADVLVDKSVVKDRGEAFSRYLMPGRPGYVEKYAADLPTAIGLIKAAGGKTVIAHPWSRGSDRVLTRARFAELAEAGLDGIEVDHNDHDSESRARLRQIARELGLVQTGSSDYHGSGKGPEFSLGCNTTSSEQYYRLLSR is encoded by the coding sequence GTGAAGATCGACCTCCACACCCACTCGAACCGCTCCGACGGCACCGACACTCCCACCGAGCTCGTGGAGAATGCCAAGGCCGCGGGGCTCGACGTCGTCGCGCTCACCGACCACGACTCCACCGAGGGGTGGAAGGAGGCCGACAAGGCCGCCACGCGGGTCGGCATCACTCTGGTGCACGGGATCGAGGTCTCGACCCGGCTCGAGGGCAAGAGCATCCACCTGCTGGGCTATGAGTTCGACCCCCGCAACAAGCCGCTGGTGGCCGAGCTCCGCCGCATCCTGGACGGTCGGGACGACCGGATGCCCAAGATCGTCGAGCGGCTCAACCACGAGGGCATCGACATCACCGAGGACGAGGTCCGGCACAAGGCGCGCAACGCCAAGGCATCGGGCCGCCCGCACATCGCCGATGTTCTGGTCGACAAATCCGTCGTCAAGGATCGGGGCGAGGCGTTCAGCCGCTACCTCATGCCGGGCCGTCCCGGCTACGTCGAGAAGTACGCGGCTGATCTGCCGACGGCGATCGGGCTCATCAAGGCCGCGGGCGGCAAAACCGTCATCGCCCACCCATGGTCGCGGGGGAGCGACCGCGTGCTGACCCGGGCCCGATTCGCGGAGCTGGCCGAGGCCGGTCTCGACGGCATCGAGGTCGACCACAACGACCACGACAGCGAGTCGCGCGCGCGGCTGCGCCAGATCGCGCGCGAGCTCGGGCTGGTCCAAACCGGCTCGAGCGACTATCACGGCTCCGGCAAGGGGCCGGAGTTCAGCCTGGGCTGCAACACCACCTCGTCGGAGCAGTACTACCGACTGCTTTCGCGCTGA
- a CDS encoding FAD-binding oxidoreductase — protein sequence MSEVEAVASSWTTGTVREIERFGDSYVKLRLEVANRHDHVPGQHYVVRLRAPDGYTAQRSYSVASDPADPLIELMVECLPRGEVSSFLHEVAEVGDELEVRGPIGRWFVWGGTVPSICVAGGSGVVPFVSMMRYARRMGTESALTVVASAQTRVRLPYVEDLEEFGALIALTRENHVDGTGAERVAAHIYPDELAGLSNGVERAYVCGSAGFVSFVGRSLGEAGVRSDVVRVEQFGPTG from the coding sequence GTGAGCGAGGTCGAGGCAGTCGCGAGTTCGTGGACGACCGGGACGGTCCGCGAGATCGAGCGGTTCGGTGACTCCTACGTCAAGCTGCGGCTCGAGGTCGCGAACCGGCACGATCACGTGCCGGGCCAGCACTACGTCGTCCGGCTGCGGGCACCCGACGGCTACACGGCGCAGCGCTCGTACTCGGTCGCGTCCGATCCCGCCGACCCCCTCATCGAGCTGATGGTCGAGTGCCTGCCACGCGGTGAGGTGTCGTCGTTCCTGCACGAGGTCGCTGAGGTCGGCGACGAGCTGGAGGTCCGCGGCCCGATCGGCCGGTGGTTCGTCTGGGGCGGCACGGTCCCGTCAATCTGTGTCGCTGGCGGCTCCGGTGTCGTGCCGTTCGTCTCGATGATGCGCTACGCCCGGCGCATGGGCACCGAGTCGGCCCTGACCGTGGTGGCCTCGGCACAGACCCGGGTGCGTCTGCCGTACGTCGAGGATCTCGAGGAGTTCGGCGCGTTGATCGCGCTGACCCGCGAGAACCATGTCGACGGGACGGGTGCCGAGCGCGTCGCGGCGCACATCTACCCCGACGAGCTGGCCGGGCTCTCGAACGGCGTCGAGCGGGCGTACGTGTGCGGCTCGGCGGGCTTCGTCAGCTTCGTCGGCCGCAGCCTCGGCGAGGCTGGCGTGCGCAGCGATGTCGTCCGGGTCGAGCAGTTCGGCCCGACCGGCTAG
- a CDS encoding sulfite oxidase-like oxidoreductase encodes MAGFTRGFTGGARRGADQRLPPGQYDTGSGWPVLSAELTPQVDLDAWTMSIDGLVEKPTTWDWPGIHTLPGSSYFGDIHCVTTWTKFDTTFSGISVDSLLQVARPTPEATHVMATSTTGYTTNLPIEDITGGKAWIVWEFDGKPLTAEHGGPVRMLVPHLYFWKSAKWITRITLMDHDEQGFWERNGYHDRGDPWLEQRYQGDA; translated from the coding sequence ATGGCAGGTTTCACTCGCGGTTTCACCGGCGGCGCGCGGCGCGGAGCCGATCAGCGTCTCCCGCCGGGCCAGTACGACACCGGCAGCGGCTGGCCTGTGCTGTCCGCCGAGCTCACTCCGCAGGTCGACCTCGACGCCTGGACCATGTCGATCGACGGCCTCGTCGAGAAGCCGACGACGTGGGACTGGCCCGGCATCCACACCCTGCCCGGCTCGTCCTACTTCGGCGACATCCACTGCGTCACGACGTGGACCAAGTTCGACACGACGTTCTCCGGGATCAGTGTCGACTCGCTACTCCAGGTCGCCCGACCCACGCCGGAGGCGACGCACGTCATGGCGACCTCGACGACCGGCTACACGACCAACCTGCCGATCGAGGACATCACCGGCGGCAAGGCCTGGATCGTCTGGGAGTTCGACGGCAAGCCGCTGACCGCCGAGCACGGCGGGCCAGTACGGATGCTGGTCCCGCACCTGTACTTCTGGAAGTCGGCCAAGTGGATCACCCGGATCACCCTGATGGACCACGACGAGCAGGGCTTCTGGGAACGCAACGGCTATCACGATCGCGGCGACCCGTGGCTCGAGCAGCGCTACCAGGGCGACGCGTGA
- a CDS encoding alpha/beta fold hydrolase: MSVPRSLDLPPGVEAHTVDRPDGDIAMLSARTRDARRGHILLIPGWTGSKEDFTPLLPLLANAGFDADAYDQPGQYESAPGADYSLESYARTALSLASTAGGRSHLMGHSFGGLVAQQAAALEPDSIATLSLLCSGPGALGDVATRPLQRMAAAIGKVPLLQLHQLREQGIKRPAQITAFLARRFTSNDPASLKAMTQLLIDAPDIIADVAATRLPVWVGRGADDDAWPHEVQDDMGQRLGTEVHVVQDSAHSPAVENPVGLLDGWLPFLQAHSTLHGPEVH; encoded by the coding sequence ATGAGCGTGCCCCGGTCGCTCGACCTGCCTCCCGGAGTGGAGGCACACACCGTGGACCGACCCGACGGTGACATCGCGATGCTGTCGGCCCGGACGCGCGATGCGCGGCGTGGACACATCCTGCTGATTCCCGGCTGGACCGGTAGCAAGGAAGACTTCACCCCCCTCCTCCCGCTGCTCGCCAACGCTGGGTTCGACGCCGACGCCTACGACCAGCCCGGCCAGTACGAGAGCGCTCCAGGCGCCGACTACAGCCTGGAGTCGTACGCTCGGACCGCGCTGAGCCTGGCCAGCACCGCGGGCGGCCGCAGCCACCTCATGGGCCACTCCTTCGGAGGTCTGGTCGCGCAGCAGGCAGCAGCGCTCGAGCCGGACAGCATCGCAACCCTCAGCCTGTTGTGCAGCGGTCCCGGAGCGCTCGGCGACGTCGCGACCCGTCCGCTGCAGCGGATGGCGGCGGCGATCGGGAAGGTGCCACTGCTGCAGCTGCACCAGCTGCGCGAGCAGGGCATCAAGCGGCCGGCCCAGATCACGGCCTTCCTCGCTCGGCGCTTCACCTCCAACGATCCCGCGTCTCTCAAGGCCATGACCCAGCTCCTGATCGATGCGCCCGACATCATCGCCGATGTCGCGGCCACCCGGCTGCCGGTCTGGGTCGGCCGGGGGGCCGACGATGATGCGTGGCCGCACGAGGTGCAGGACGACATGGGGCAGCGGCTGGGCACCGAGGTGCACGTCGTGCAGGACTCGGCCCACTCCCCCGCAGTCGAGAACCCCGTTGGACTCCTCGACGGATGGCTACCATTCCTGCAGGCGCACAGCACGCTGCACGGTCCGGAGGTTCACTGA
- a CDS encoding SDR family oxidoreductase: protein MTRRALVTGATSGIGHAYAAELAKRGYDLVIVARTTDRLEAVATHLRGRHRVEVDVVTADLATVEGVARTVNRLTDSARPVDLLVNNAGSSLAGWFGTTDIADEDRQLDLLVKAPMHLMDAAIKTMAGRGGGQVVNVSSVAAFTPRGVYSAHKAWLLNLSQWADIHYSDVNISVQALCPGFVRTEFHERGEMDVSGVPRWMWLKADKVVAASLRDLDKGKTVSIPSLRYKLLATLAQYLPKSLVTRIAKRGR, encoded by the coding sequence ATGACACGTCGTGCGCTGGTGACCGGGGCAACTTCAGGGATCGGTCACGCGTACGCCGCGGAGCTCGCCAAGCGGGGCTACGACCTGGTCATTGTGGCCCGCACGACCGACCGGCTCGAGGCCGTCGCGACCCACCTGCGCGGCCGGCACCGAGTCGAGGTCGACGTCGTGACGGCCGACCTCGCGACCGTCGAGGGCGTCGCCAGGACCGTCAACCGGCTGACCGACTCGGCCCGTCCGGTCGACCTGCTGGTCAACAATGCCGGGTCCTCGCTCGCCGGGTGGTTCGGTACGACCGACATCGCCGACGAGGATCGCCAGCTCGATCTGCTGGTCAAGGCCCCGATGCACCTGATGGACGCCGCGATCAAGACCATGGCAGGTCGCGGCGGGGGCCAGGTCGTCAACGTCTCCAGCGTCGCGGCGTTCACCCCCCGCGGTGTCTACTCGGCGCACAAGGCGTGGCTCCTCAACCTCTCCCAGTGGGCCGACATCCACTACAGCGACGTCAACATCTCGGTGCAGGCCCTGTGCCCGGGATTCGTCCGCACGGAGTTCCACGAGCGCGGCGAGATGGACGTCTCGGGCGTGCCTCGCTGGATGTGGCTCAAGGCGGACAAGGTCGTGGCCGCGTCACTCAGGGACCTCGACAAGGGAAAGACCGTGTCGATCCCGTCGCTCCGGTACAAGCTGCTCGCCACGCTTGCCCAGTACCTGCCCAAGAGCCTGGTCACGCGAATCGCGAAGCGCGGACGCTGA
- a CDS encoding ParA family protein — translation MATVTTTIAVANQKGGVAKTTTVVSLGAALAELKQRVLLVDVDPQGSLTFSLGIDPEDLDVTVAEVLLGTKQAEDAIVITDDGMHLLPANITLTQAEESLVGRTGREQRLRVALDKVADDYDWILIDCPPTLGVLTVGALSAAQQVLIPLQAETLSHRGVGQLLDTIHDVRQFINSSLEVMGVLPTMYDGRTKHAQNVLQAIRDTYDLPIVTPPIPKTIRFAEAPAIGRSVLSTARNHKGADAYRQVAAGMLASRTKK, via the coding sequence ATGGCGACCGTGACGACGACTATCGCGGTGGCGAACCAAAAAGGTGGGGTCGCCAAGACGACCACGGTGGTGTCCCTCGGGGCCGCGCTCGCCGAGCTCAAGCAACGGGTCCTGCTGGTCGACGTCGACCCGCAGGGCAGCCTGACGTTCTCGCTGGGCATCGACCCGGAGGATCTGGATGTCACGGTCGCCGAGGTGCTGCTGGGCACCAAGCAGGCCGAGGACGCGATCGTCATCACCGACGACGGCATGCACCTGCTCCCGGCCAACATCACGTTGACCCAGGCCGAGGAGAGCCTGGTCGGGCGCACGGGACGCGAACAACGCTTGCGGGTCGCGCTCGACAAGGTCGCCGACGACTACGACTGGATCCTGATCGACTGCCCGCCGACTCTCGGCGTGCTGACCGTCGGGGCGCTGTCGGCCGCTCAGCAGGTGCTGATCCCGCTACAGGCCGAGACCCTGTCGCACCGCGGGGTCGGCCAGCTGCTCGACACGATCCATGACGTGCGCCAGTTCATCAACTCATCGCTGGAGGTGATGGGCGTCCTCCCCACGATGTACGACGGGCGCACCAAGCACGCGCAGAACGTCCTGCAGGCGATCCGCGACACGTACGACCTGCCGATCGTGACGCCGCCGATCCCCAAGACGATCCGCTTCGCCGAGGCCCCGGCCATTGGCCGATCGGTGCTCTCCACGGCGCGCAACCACAAGGGTGCCGATGCCTACCGGCAGGTCGCGGCGGGGATGCTCGCAAGTCGCACCAAGAAGTAG
- a CDS encoding L,D-transpeptidase, producing MSQRQASHRAVRHRSVRRHGRVGVLGLALGVTIAVGGLAVGVLPQLKAEPAAADVGARSPAAITTATFDPLEIPRPAVKPRVAVASVTEVPALPEGSGSGRRIVFDQGDQRVWLVGDDGSVERTYAVSGSRFDNLHPGTFAVLSRSRHATSYDYSGTLEYFVRFTTGYSAPIGFHAVPRYNNGELEQTKAQLGTPLSAGCVRQWMPDAIALWDFAPVGTKVVVTP from the coding sequence GTGTCCCAGCGCCAGGCCAGTCATCGGGCCGTCCGCCACCGGTCCGTCCGTCGGCACGGGCGCGTCGGCGTACTGGGACTCGCACTCGGCGTGACGATCGCGGTCGGCGGTCTCGCGGTCGGTGTCCTGCCGCAGCTCAAGGCCGAGCCTGCCGCGGCCGATGTCGGCGCCCGGAGTCCGGCGGCGATCACGACCGCGACGTTCGACCCGTTGGAGATACCCCGCCCGGCAGTCAAGCCGCGGGTCGCGGTGGCGAGCGTCACTGAGGTCCCCGCGCTTCCGGAGGGCTCAGGCTCGGGGCGGCGGATCGTGTTCGACCAGGGCGATCAACGCGTCTGGCTGGTGGGTGACGACGGCTCGGTCGAGCGCACCTATGCGGTGTCCGGCAGCCGGTTCGACAATCTGCACCCCGGGACGTTTGCGGTGCTGTCCCGCAGCCGCCACGCCACGTCGTACGACTACTCCGGCACCCTGGAGTACTTCGTACGGTTCACGACCGGCTACTCCGCACCGATCGGATTCCATGCTGTCCCGCGCTACAACAACGGCGAGCTGGAGCAGACCAAGGCGCAGCTCGGCACGCCGTTGTCAGCGGGCTGCGTACGGCAGTGGATGCCCGACGCGATCGCCCTGTGGGACTTCGCCCCGGTCGGCACGAAAGTCGTCGTCACCCCCTAA